A window from Felis catus isolate Fca126 chromosome B1, F.catus_Fca126_mat1.0, whole genome shotgun sequence encodes these proteins:
- the NUDT9 gene encoding ADP-ribose pyrophosphatase, mitochondrial isoform X2 has protein sequence MSSSNGAKENSHNKARTSPYPGSKVQRSQVPNEKVGWFVEWQDYNPVEYTAVSVLAGPRWADPQISESNFFPKFNEKDGHVERKSQNGLYEIENGRPRNPAGRTGLIGRGLLGRWGPNHAADPIITRWKRDRSGNKITHPVSGKNILQFVAIKRKDCGEWAIPGGMVDPGEKISATLKREFGEEALNSLQKSSAEKRELEEQLHKLFSQEHLVIYKGYVDDPRNTDNAWMETEAVNYHDETGEIMDNLTLEAGDDAGKVKWVDISDQLQLYASHSQFIKLVAEKRDAHWSENSDAECRGL, from the exons ATGTCTAGTTCTAATGGTGCCAAAGAGAATTCGCACAACAAGGCTCGAACATCTCCGTATCCTGGTTCAAAAGTCCAACGCAGCCAGGTTCCAAATGAGAAAGTAGGATGGTTTGTTGAGTGGCAAGACTATAATCCTGTGGAATACACTGCTGTCTCTGTCTTGGCAGGACCCAGGTGGGCCGATCCTCAGATCAG TGAAAGTAACTTCTTTCCCAAGTTTAATGAAAAGGATGGGCATGttgagagaaagagccagaatgGTCTATATGAGATTGAAAATGGAAGACCCAG AAATCCTGCAGGACGGACAGGACTGATTGGCCGGGGGCTTTTGGGGCGATGGGGCCCAAATCATGCTGCAGATCCCATCATAACCag GTGGAAAAGGGATAGAAGTGGAAATAAAATTACCCACCCTGTTTCTGGGAAAAACATCTTACAGTTtgtggcaataaaaaggaaagactgTGGAGAATGGGCAATCCCAGGG GGGATGGTGGACCCAGGAGAGAAGATTAGTGCTACACTGAAAAGAGAATTTGGTGAGGAAGCTCTCAACTCCTTACAGAAATCCAGTGCAGAAAAGAGAGAATTAGAGGAACAGTTGCACAAACTCTTCAGCCAGGAACATCTAGTG atatataaaggATATGTCGATGATCCTCGAAACACTGATAATGCATGGATGGAGACAGAAGCTGTGAACTACCATGATGAAACAG GTGAGATAATGGATAACCTTACCCTAGAAGCTGGAGATGATGCTGGAAAAGTGAAATGGGTGGACATCAGTGATCAACTCCAGCTTTATGCCAGTCACTCTCAATTCATCAAACTCGTGGCAGAGAAACGAGATGCACACTGGAGTGAGAACTCTGATGCTGAGTGTCGCGGGTTGTAG
- the NUDT9 gene encoding ADP-ribose pyrophosphatase, mitochondrial isoform X1, translating into MAERILGKTLATVSLSVALASVTVKSSGCCSIPACRNSFLSCGFHLNSNIMSSSNGAKENSHNKARTSPYPGSKVQRSQVPNEKVGWFVEWQDYNPVEYTAVSVLAGPRWADPQISESNFFPKFNEKDGHVERKSQNGLYEIENGRPRNPAGRTGLIGRGLLGRWGPNHAADPIITRWKRDRSGNKITHPVSGKNILQFVAIKRKDCGEWAIPGGMVDPGEKISATLKREFGEEALNSLQKSSAEKRELEEQLHKLFSQEHLVIYKGYVDDPRNTDNAWMETEAVNYHDETGEIMDNLTLEAGDDAGKVKWVDISDQLQLYASHSQFIKLVAEKRDAHWSENSDAECRGL; encoded by the exons aaactcATTTTTATCCTGTGGGTTTCATCTTAACTCCAACATCATGTCTAGTTCTAATGGTGCCAAAGAGAATTCGCACAACAAGGCTCGAACATCTCCGTATCCTGGTTCAAAAGTCCAACGCAGCCAGGTTCCAAATGAGAAAGTAGGATGGTTTGTTGAGTGGCAAGACTATAATCCTGTGGAATACACTGCTGTCTCTGTCTTGGCAGGACCCAGGTGGGCCGATCCTCAGATCAG TGAAAGTAACTTCTTTCCCAAGTTTAATGAAAAGGATGGGCATGttgagagaaagagccagaatgGTCTATATGAGATTGAAAATGGAAGACCCAG AAATCCTGCAGGACGGACAGGACTGATTGGCCGGGGGCTTTTGGGGCGATGGGGCCCAAATCATGCTGCAGATCCCATCATAACCag GTGGAAAAGGGATAGAAGTGGAAATAAAATTACCCACCCTGTTTCTGGGAAAAACATCTTACAGTTtgtggcaataaaaaggaaagactgTGGAGAATGGGCAATCCCAGGG GGGATGGTGGACCCAGGAGAGAAGATTAGTGCTACACTGAAAAGAGAATTTGGTGAGGAAGCTCTCAACTCCTTACAGAAATCCAGTGCAGAAAAGAGAGAATTAGAGGAACAGTTGCACAAACTCTTCAGCCAGGAACATCTAGTG atatataaaggATATGTCGATGATCCTCGAAACACTGATAATGCATGGATGGAGACAGAAGCTGTGAACTACCATGATGAAACAG GTGAGATAATGGATAACCTTACCCTAGAAGCTGGAGATGATGCTGGAAAAGTGAAATGGGTGGACATCAGTGATCAACTCCAGCTTTATGCCAGTCACTCTCAATTCATCAAACTCGTGGCAGAGAAACGAGATGCACACTGGAGTGAGAACTCTGATGCTGAGTGTCGCGGGTTGTAG